In one window of Eleutherodactylus coqui strain aEleCoq1 chromosome 10, aEleCoq1.hap1, whole genome shotgun sequence DNA:
- the LOC136581156 gene encoding interferon lambda-2-like, whose product MGRLKMELRSAEERHKTIVQVSIFCWVFTGREESLQIGTDTPAMDIRLVVFSILLLAVTANPLRRPCRMSRYKSVSSDDMTVIKELQNEHEKNMSTDAIKCYRRMMRHKPSVCDLTPSDRLIFTLKRVSVTVDVLENMSTSAAADPGSQSLRIFLQLRDDLMICKVSPGFNTIPSKQLKPWLHHLQHFMDEASPQCLQDAVLLSLISLMVEDVGCWAHGKKLQGSFTEDP is encoded by the exons ATGGGAAGACTTAAGATGGAGTTGAGATCAGCAGAGGAGAGACACAAGACAATTGTGCAGGTGAGCATCTTCTGCTGGGT GTTCACAGGAAGAGAAGAAAGTCTCCAGATCGGCACCGATACTCCGGCCATGGACATCAGACTGGTGGTCTTCAGTATTCTActtctggcagtgactgcaaatcCACTCCGGAGACCCTGCCGGATGTCCAGATATAAATCAGTATCTTCTGATGACATGACGGTGATCAAGGAGCTGCAGAATGAGCAT GAGAAGAACATGTCCACCGATGCCATTAAATGCTACagaaggatgatgagacacaagcCGTCTGTATGTGATCTAACG CCCAGCGATCGTCTCATCTTCACCTTGAAAAGAGTGTCAGTAACAGTTGATGTTCTGGAAAACATGTCCACATCTGCGGCTGCTGATCCTGGATCCCAGTCACTCAGGATTTTCCTTCAGTTGAGAGATGATCTCATGATCTGT AAAGTGTCCCCGGGATTCAATACGATTCCCTCTAAGCAGCTGAAGCCATGGCTGCACCATCTCCAGCATTTTATGGACGAG GCATCTCCACAATGTCTCCAGGATGCCGTGTTACTCAGCCTCATATCATTAATGGTGGAAGATGTTGGATGTTGGGCTCATGGGAAGAAACTACAAGGAAGTTTCACAGAAGATCCATAA
- the LOC136581157 gene encoding interferon lambda-2-like has product MDIRLVVFSILLLAVTANPLRRPCRMSRYKSVSSDDMTVIKELQNEHEKNMSTDAIKCYRRMMRHKPSVCDLTPSDRLIFTLKRVSVTVDVLENMSTSGAADPGSQSLRIFLQLRDDLMICKVSPGFHTIPSKQLKPWLHHLQHFMDEASPQCLQDAVLLSLISLMVEDVGCWAHGKKLQ; this is encoded by the exons ATGGACATCAGACTGGTGGTTTTCAGTATTCTACTTCTGGCAGTGACCGCAAATCCACTCCGGAGACCCTGCCGGATGTCCAGATATAAATCAGTATCTTCTGATGACATGACGGTGATCAAGGAGCTGCAGAATGAGCAT GAGAAGAACATGTCCACCGATGCCATTAAATGCTACagaaggatgatgagacacaagcCGTCTGTATGTGATCTAACG CCCAGCGATCGTCTCATCTTCACCTTGAAAAGAGTCTCAGTAACAGTTGATGTTCTGGAAAACATGTCCACATCTGGGGCTGCTGATCCTGGATCCCAGTCACTCAGGATCTTCCTTCAGTTGAGAGATGATCTAATGATCTGT AAAGTGTCCCCAGGATTCCATACGATTCCCTCTAAGCAGCTGAAGCCATGGCTGCACCATCTCCAGCATTTTATGGACGAG GCATCTCCACAATGTCTCCAGGATGCCGTGTTACTCAGCCTCATCTCATTAATGGTAGAAGATGTTGGATGTTGGGCTCATGGGAAGAAACTACAATGA